Part of the Aquimarina sp. MAR_2010_214 genome is shown below.
CAAGAAGGAACATATGCCTATATAGCTACACTTGAAGCTTTAAAAAATGCAAACATAGATCAATCTTTCCTTGATCAAAATGAGGTAGGTATACTCTATGGCAATGACAGTACTGCACAGTCGGTTATTGAATCTGTAGAAAAGATCAAAGAAAAAAGAGACACTACATTAGTAGGTTCGGGAGCCATTTTTAGAGGAATGAATTCCTCTGTAACCATGAATCTTTCTACAATTTTTAAGCTTAGAGGAATTAACTTTACCATTAGTGCAGCTTGTGCCAGTGGATCCCATGCTATCGGAATGGCATATCAGTTTATAAAAAGCGGATTACAAGATTGTATTGTTTGTGGAGGAGCTCAAGAAATAAACCAGCTTGCCATGGGAAGTTTTGATGGCTTAGGAGTATTCTCTACAAATACAGAACACCCCGAAAAAGCCTCTCGCCCATTTGACACTAACCGAGATGGATTAGTACCTAGTGGCGGATCTGCAACTCTTATTGTAGAAAGCTATGAATCGGCAATCAAAAGAGGAGCAACAATTCTTGGAGAAATTATAGGGTATGGATTTTCTTCAAACGGGGAGCACATTTCTACTCCAAATGTTGACGGCCCCTCTAGAGCTATGAAAAACGCACTCCAACAAGCAAACATCAAAACATCAGCCATAGATTATGTAAATGCCCACGCAACTTCAACTCCAGTTGGAGATGCTAATGAGGCAAAAGCAATCTTTAATGTTTTTGGAGAAAATGGCCCACATGTAAGCTCTACAAAATCTATGACAGGCCATGAATGCTGGATGGCAGGAGCTAGTGAAGTTATTTATTCTATGCTCATGATGCAACATTCTTTTATTGCACCAAATATAAATTTGGAGCATCCAGATGAAGATGCAGCCAAACTAAATTTGGTTAATAAAACTCTAGATAAAAAAATTGATGTATTTTTGTCTAATTCTTTTGGATTTGGGGGAACAAATTCCGCGTTAATAATAAAAAAATTTAATAAATAGAATATGGATAAAGAAGTTATTATTGAAAAGATAAACGACTTTCTTATTGATGAGTTTGAAGTAGAAGGGGAAAATATCTCTCCAGAAGCAAACTTAAAAGAAACGCTTGAGCTAGATAGCTTAGATTTTGTCGATCTTGTAGTAGCTGTAGAATCCAATTTTGGTGTGAAATTAATAGGCGAAGATTTTATAAATGTTGTAACTCTTCAAAATTTTTATGACCTTATAGAAAATAAAATAAAATCGCTATAGACATATATGACTACTGAATGGAAAGGAAAGTCCAGAGGTACAGTACTTGGGTATAAAATATTTGTTTTCTTTATTAAAAAAGTTGGCTTAGGCTCTGCCTATTTTATTTTATACTTTGTTGCTATATATTTTTGTTTTTTTGCCTTATCTAGTAGTAGATCTATATATTACTATTTAAACAAGAGACTTAAATACCCTAGATTTAAAAGTTTTTTAAAGATATTTCAAAGCTATTATGTTTTTGGCCAGACTATTATAGACAAAGTTGCCATATCATCGGGTCTTAGAAATAAATTCACATACGAGTTTGATGGTGTAGAACTAATAAATGAAACCTTAAAGCAAAAAAAAGGAGGTATTCTTATTAGTGCTCATCTTGGTAATTTTGAGATTGCTGAGCATTTTTTTGGTGAGCTAGAGGAGAATGCCGCAATTAGTCTTCTAACCACAGACATAGAGCATACCGCAATTAAGAATTACCTTGATAGTGTTACTTCAAAATCTAATATTAAATTTATTTTCATCAAAGAAGATCTTTCTCATATTTTTCAAATTAATGCTGCTTTGGCTAGAAATGAAATCGTATGTATTACTGGAGATCGTTATTTTGAAGGCTCTAAATATTTAACACAAGATTTATTAGGACAAGATGCTAGATTTCCTTCTGGACCTTTTATGCTAGCTTCTAGACTAAAAGTACCTGTGCTTTTTGTATATGTAATGAAAGAAACAAATACTCATTACCACCTTTATGCGAGAAAGGCCAAAGCAAAACATAGAGATGCCAAAGAACTATTAAAAGAATATACAGAAAGCTTAAAATGGATGCTAGACAAATATCCATTACAATGGTTTAACTATTTCGATTTTTGGAGTGTAAATGATAAGTAAAATGAAACATGTTTTAGTGATCCATTATTCGCAGTCCGGGCAATTGTCAGAAATTGTTAAAAACATAGTTTCTCCTATAGCTTCTTCTGAAGAAATAAAGGTAACACATCATAAAATTGAAATGGAAAAACCTTATCCTTTTCCATGGAATAAAAAAGCTTTTTTTGGTGTTTTCCCAGAAGCATTTCTTCAGATACCAGAAAAAATCAAACCAATTCCTTCAGAAATAACAAATCAAAAATACGATTTAGTGATACTTGGCTATCAAATCTGGTATCTAACCCCTTCTATCCCTATCAATTCTTTTTTAAAGTCAGAAAGTGCTAAAAAAATATTGGATAACACACCTGTGATTACAGTAATCGGGTGTAGAAATTTGTGGATTCAAGCACAGGAGAAAATGAAAATTCTTTTAGCGTCTTGTAATGCAAAACTAGTAGGGAATATTGCCTTAGTAGACAGACACATTAATCACATAAGTGTATTAACTATAAAACACTGGATGTTTAAAGGAAAAAAAAGTCGATTTTTAGGTTTTTTCCCTAAACCAGGAGTTTCTGATAAAGACATAAAGAATGTAGCAAAATTCACTCCTTCTATAAAGGATGCATTACTTGCTAGTAATTTTTCAGGATTACAAAAAAAATTAGTGCAATTAGGTGCGGTAAAAATCAAACCGTTTCTAATTATTGTAGACAAGCGAGGCAATATTATATTTTCTAAAATAGCCAACTTAGCTTACAAAAAAGGAAAAACAAGTAAGACTGGACGTGAAAATCTCCTTGTTTTTTTTAATTATTACTTGTTATTTGCTATTTGGATTATAGCACCACTAGTTTTTATTGTATTTTTGACTGCTTATATTTTTATGTATAAAAAAATTAGCAGAGAAAAAAAATATTATTCATCTGTTGATACAAAAAATAATTAATGAAAGACGTATACATTACCAGAATATCAAAGTTTTTACCTAACGACCCAATCGATAATGATCAGATGGAAGAGAGGTTGGGCATTCTAGATGGAAAAGTATCAAAAGGCCGAAGAATTGTTTTACGAAATAATCAAATAAAAACCAGATATTATGCGATTGATAATGACGGAAATATAACACATAATAATGCTCAGCTTACTAAAGAAGCTGTAGAGCTTTTGTGTGATGAAAGTTTTACTACAGAAAATATTGAATTATTATCTTGTGGTACAGGTAGTCCTGATCAAATATTACCATCGCATGCTGCTATGGTTCATGGGTTTTTAAAAAATGGGAATGTAGAAATCAATTCCCCTTCAGGAGCCTGTTGTTCTGGTATGAGTGCTTTAAAATTTGGTTACCTTGCAATCAAATCAGGCCAAAATACTAATGCAGTTTGCACAGGATCTGAACGTGCATCTTCGTGGATGAAATCAGATGTTTTTAAAAATGAAATAGAGCATTTAAAAAAGTTAGAAGAAACACCTATTTTAGCTTTTAATAAAGATTTCTTACGTTGGATGTTATCTGATGGCGCCGGAGCTTTTCTTTTAGAAGATAAACCTAATGGTCATCTTCCTTTAAAAATTGAATGGATGGATGCGTATTCTTATGCTCATGAAATAGAAGCATGCATGTATGCCGGAGGAGATAAGCTAGACAATGGAGAACTCAAACCATGGAGTGAATACCCATCAGAAGAATGGGCACAAAAATCACTATTCGCAATAAAGCAAGATGTTAAATTACTATCAGAAAATATTCTAACAAAGGCTGTAGAAACCTTAGTTAAAGTATTTGACAAACATGATATTAACCCAGAAGACATCACGTATTATTTACCACACATTTCTTCATACTATTTTAAAGATGCCTTATATGAAGCTATGAAAGATAATGGTGTAGAAATACCTTGGGAAAATTGGTTTATCAATTTAAGTAAGGTAGGAAATGTTGGTGCTGGTTCTATTTATATTATGTTAGAAGAATTAGTGAATACTGGAAAATTAAAAAAAGGAAATAAAATTTTACTTTCTGTACCAGAAAGCTCCCGTTTTTCATATTCGGTGGCACTTTTAACCGTTTGTTAAAATGAAAAACACAAAATTTCCTATTACAAATATTAAACACTTAATACCTCAAAAAGAGCCTTTCGAAATGGTAGATACTTTGTTAGGTTTTTCTGAGACAAGTGTTGCATCCTCTTTCAAAATCACAGAAAACAACCTTTTTCTAAAAGACAATCTATTTTTAGAACCAGGGATTATAGAAAATATGGCACAAACTGTAGCTTTACATACAGGTTATGATTATTTTCTTAGAGACGAACTCGCTCCCACAGGCTATATAGGATCAATAAAAAAAGTAGAAGTTTTTTATCTTCCAAAATTAAATGAGACTATAACTACCGAAGCTGAAATCTTACATGAATTTATGGGAGTTACTATGGTCAAAATTGAGGTATTTAACGCCAAAAAAGAAGTGATTGCTTCTGGGCAAATGAAAACAGTTATTGCTAGTTAATGGATAAAGTCAAAACATTAGATATCGCTAAATTCCTGCCACATCGAGCACCATTTTTAATGGTAGACAGGGTATTATCTATAGATGATGAACATGTAGCAACCTCTTTTGATATAAAATCAGATTGCATTTTTGTTAACGATACTATTTTCAGTGAAATTGGTATGGTAGAAAATGCTGCTCAAACCTGCTCCTCAATCGTTGGTAAGAGTTATTTTGAAGATGATGATCTAGAGGGCGAAGGCACAAAACTTATTGGTTTTATTAGTGCAATAAAAAAAGTTGTAGTGCATAGCTGCCCTAGTATAGGAAAGACAATAGTTTCTAAGGCTGTTTTAAAATCCCGATTCGACACCGAACAATACAGCATGTGTACATTAGAGTGTACTATCCATGAAGCAGATAAAGAATTATTATCTTGTGAAATGAATTTATTTATTCAGGAAATGAAATAGGTGTGCTATGAAAAAAAGTGAGATTCCACAAGATAAAGGCAGCTTAAAGTCTGCAAACTTTAAAGAGCTATGCTATGCCGTTAATGAAAATGGAGAGTATACAACTGCAGGTAGCAGTGGATGGACCCCTAAGACCATTGCATTAAACAATGCGCTACAGGAAATAAACGAACGTATAGAAAGCGCAAAAATTAGAGTTTTAAATAACCAGACAAGCCCAATAGAATATTATATGGAACTACATAAAATGGACATTACTATTTTAGCTAGTTATGTTGGTCTATGGAAATGGCGGGTTAAAAGGCACTTTAAACCAAAAGTGTTTCATAAACTATCTCAAAAAATATTACAAAAATACGCTGACGTTTTCGAAATCACCGCAGATCAATTAAAACACATTGAACATGGAAATTAATTTTACACACCATCAATCTGCACACTGCGAAAATGGTGTTGTGTCTAATTTAATGAAGCATAATGGTTTCAATGTTAGTGAACCTATGGTCTTTGGTATCGGATCAGGTTTGTTATTTTGTTACATCCCGTTTTTAATGGTAAACCACGCTCCTGCCCTTACTTACCGAGCAATGCCTGGTTTTATTTTTAAACGATTTGCAAAAAGAGTTGGTATAAAAATAAAACGAGAAAAATTCAAAACACCTCAGAGTGCAAAAGCACGTTTAGACGAAAATCTTAACAAGAATAACCCTGTAGGGCTTCAAGTTGGGGTATATAATCTAGTATATTTTCCCGACGAATATCGTTTTCATTTTAATGCTCATAACTTAGTTGTATACGGAAAAAAAGAAGATTCGTACTTAATTAGTGATCCTGTAATGGAGACCGTTACAACTTTAACAGCAAAAGAATTGGAAAAAGTACGTTTTGCCAAAGGTGCTTTCGCTCCTAAAGGGCATATGTACTATCCTATCGATTTCCCTAAAGAGTTGGATTTAGAAAAAGCCATAGTTAAAGGAATTAAACAAACCTGTAGAGAAATGCTTGCTCCTGTACCTATTGTTGGAGTTAAAGGAATTCGAACGGTTGCTAAATTAATTCGCAAATGGCCGAAGAAGAAAGGCACAAAAGTAGCCAATCATTATTTAGGGCAAGTAGTTAGAATGCAAGAAGAAATAGGAACCGGCGGTGGCGGATTTAGATATATCTATGCCGCATTCTTACAAGAGGCAGGTAAAGTATTAAAAAATAATACATTAGTCGAGTTATCTACTGAAATGACTACAATTGGTGATTCGTGGAGAGATTTTGCTTTAGATGCTTCTCGTATATACAAAAACCGAAGCGCAAAAGATGATGCATATAACGATATTGCTTCGCAACTAGATGATATAGCAAATCGAGAAGAAGTTTTCTTTAAAAAACTAAAGAAAGCTATTTAATAGTAAAATAAAGCATGATTAAAATTGAACACTTATCTAAAAAATATAAAGGTGCAGAAGCATATTCTGTATCAGATTTAGATTTGTTTATCGATGAAAAAGAAATTTTTGGACTACTTGGTCCAAATGGTGCAGGAAAGACTACATTAATTTCATTGTTATGTTCTTTAATAAAACCCACATCAGGATCATTTACTATAGATGGTCTAACCTATAAAAATCCCAATCAATTAAAACAACTCATTGGTATTGTGCCACAAGAATATGCTTTATACCCGACGTTAACTGCTAATGAAAACCTTACCTATTTTGGAAGCATGTATGGCTTAAAAGGACAGTTATTAAAATCTAAAATAAGCCAAGCAATTGAAACATTAGGTCTGTCTAAGTTTGCTAATAAAAAAGTGAGTACGTTTTCTGGAGGAATGAAACGTCGTATTAATTTAATTGCTAGTATATTACACGAACCCAAAGTATTATTCTTAGACGAACCAACTGTTGGGGTGGATGTACAATCTAAAAATGTAATTATCAATTACTTAAAATTATTAAACAAAAAAGGAACTACTATTATTTACACATCACATCATCTAAATGAAGCTGAAGACTTTTGTACCAAAGTAGCTATTATAGATCATGGAAAAATAATATCTCAAGGAGAACCACAAGAATTAATTTCTAATCAAAAAAATGCAAATAACCTTGAAGATGTATTTTTAGCATTAACCGGGAAAGCATTAAGAGATCATGCATAAATTATGGGCTTCTACATATAAAGAGTTTTTATTACTCACTAGAGATATTGGAGGCATTGCTATTTTATTCATAATGCCTATCGTACTAATCATCACGATAACAATAATTCAAGACAGTAGCTTTAAAACGATTAGCGATACCAAGATTCCTATACTTCTTGTAAATAATGATAATGGTCGTGTTTCTGAGACTATAATTAGTAGCTTAACAGCGTCTAATACTTTTGAGGTCATTCAAAAAGATAAAGAGCAAGAAGCCAGAGATCTGGTATTTAAAGGAAATTATCAATTAGCGATCATCATTCCAGAAAAATTATCATCAGATTTAGATAAAAAAGTCAATCAGAATGTGGAAGGTATTTTATCAAAATTTGGTTTAGAGGAAGAAGAAAAAGAAGTTCAACCAGAAGAAACTATTTTAAGCAAAGAGGTTAGATTATATTTTGATCCGGCAACTCAACTTACCTTTAAAAGTTCTGTAAAAAATGGTATAGATAAGATGATTTCCAAAATAGAAACACAATCTATATACAAGGCTTTTCATAAACAAGTATCAGAGGATGATACCGAGGTTATTTTTGAAACCGACAATTTTATCAGCTTTAAAGAAATAGTTCCAAAACAAGGAGACAAAGAGATCATACCCAATTCGGCGCAGCACAATGTACCTGCCTGGACTTTATTTGCCATCTTTTTTATTATAGTACCTTTATCTATAAATATTGTAAAAGAAAAAAATCAAGGAACCTTTGTACGATTAAGAACAAATCCTGTATCCTATGCAATAGTATTAGGGGGAAAAACAGTCGTCTATTTGGCTGTTTGCCTCATACAATTTACTTTAATGCTAGCAATAGGAGTGTTTTTATTTCCTAAATTAGGTTTACCAACATTAGACGTATCGGGAAGAATATTTAATCTGTTTATTGTTGCTTTTTTTGCAGGTTTAGCTGCGATAGGATTAGGGTTATTGTTAGGAACGGTTGCAAAAACGCAAGAACAGTCTGCTCCATTTGGGGCAACCTTTGTAGTTATTCTAGCCGCTTTGGGAGGTGTTTGGGTACCTGTTTTTGTAATGCCAAAATTCATGCAACTGTTATCAAATATTTCGCCAATGAATTGGGGGTTAAATGCCTTCTATGATGTATTTTTGCGAAATGCCAACTTTATAGAACTTGTTCCAGAAATAATATTACTTTTATTATTTTTTATAATAACAGCTTTAATTTCTATTGTTTATAATGAAAAGAAAAATGCAGTCTAAAAACAACAAAGAAATAAGTTTTACCAGCCAGGTCAGAGTACGTTTTGTCGAAACTGACCCCTTAGGGATTGTCTGGCATGGTAATTACATTCAATATTTTGAGGATGGTAGGGAAGCTTTTGGGAGACATCATGGTATTTCTTATTTAGATCAAAAAAAATTTGGTTACGCAACACCAATCGTAAAATCTAGTACAGAACATAAACTACCATTACGATATGGAGATATTGCTACCATAAAAACAATTTATGTAGATAGTCCTGCTGCTAAAATGATTTTTAGATATGAAATTTATAACCAAAATCATAAATTAGTCTGCACAGGAGAAACTGTACAAGTATTTGTTGGAGATATTGGAAATGGCGAACTATCGCTAACAATTCCATCTTTCTTTACCAAATGGAAACAAAAAGAAGGCCTTATAAAATTAGATGAGTAAAATTTACGCTTCATATAATAATATAATATCATCACTTGGTTTTGACAGCAAAACGGTTGTGCAGAATATTCATAATGAAAACTCTGGTTTACAACTTGTTGATGATAAAAACATGTTGCCTACTCCATTTTATTCTTCAATAATAAATACAGAAGATTTATATGCTGATTTTGAGCAATTAAATAATGAAGGACAGTTTACTCGTCTAGAACAGATGATGATCTCTTCCTTAAGCAAAGTTATTAAAGCATCTAAAATACCTTTAACAAATCGTGTAGGACTTATTATATCTACAACCAAAGGTAATATTGATGTCTTAGATAAAAACAATGGATTTTCTAAAGAACGAGCTTATTTAAGTACCTTAGGAAAAGTGATCAAAGAAACTTTAGGGTTTAAAAATGATGCCATTGTTGTTTCTAATGCATGTGTTTCAGGGATTTTATCTATTGCAATTGCCAAACGCTATATTAATCATGGCACCTATGATGATGTATTTATTGTTAGTGGAGATATGGTAAGCCAATTTATAATAACTGGTTTTAACTCGTTTCAAGCGTTAAGTAATGAACCCTGTAAACCTTATGACAAAGACAGAACAGGAGTTAATATAGGAGAAGTAGCTGCCAGTATTTTAGTTACTAATAATGAAAAAGGACTACCAAAAGAAGCAGTTGCTATTTTGGGTGAAGGTTCATGTAACGATGCAAATCATATTTCGGGACCTTCACGAACCGGAGAAGGTTTATATCGAAGTGTACAGTCTGCTTTTAAAGAAGCTAATGTCACCCATACCGATGTTGATTACATTTCAGCTCATGGAACAGCAACACTGTTTAATGATGAAACAGAATCAATTGCATTTAACAGACTTCATTTAAGCAAAGTACCTTTAAATAGTTTAAAAGGCTATTTTGGACATACTTTAGGAGCCTCAGGATTAGTCGAGACTATTGTCGGGATGTATTCATTACACAAAAATACTTTATATACCTCATTAGGTTTTAATAAACCTGGAACATCAAAACCTTTAAATATCATCACAAAAACTACCCCAAAACAATTAAATATTTTTCTAAAAACCGCCTCCGGATTTGGAGGTTGTAATACTGCAGTTGTATTCCAAAAAATAAAATAATTTATATTTATAAAATATGTCAGTTCAAACTATAAAAGCTATAGACGCAATTCAGGAAGCACAAAAAATAGCCTTTGCACCTTTCGTTTTTCAAGCAACAATTTCTTTACGAAAACTAGGGGTTCTAAACCTTATTTTTGATAGAAGAAAAAAAGGAGGGGTCACATTAGAGGATATTTCCAAAGAATTATCTATTAGCAATTATGGTATTGGTGTTTTATTAGAAATTGCCGAAAGCTCTAATATTGTTAGTAAAAATGAAGACAACGCCTATGAGTTGACTAATATTGGTTATTTTTTAAATTATAATAAAACCGTTGATGTTAACATCAATTTCACGAATGATGTCTGCTATAAAGGGCTGTATCATTTAAACGATTCTATTAAAGAAGGGAAACCCGAAGGCTTAAAAGAATTAGGAAATTGGGATACTATATATGAAGGTTTATCACAATTAGATCCGCAAATACAAAAATCCTGGTTTGAATTCGATCATCATTATTCTGATGATATATTTCAGGATGCATTACAAATTGTTTTTAGAAAAAATCCAAAATTGATATTTGACATTGGTGCAAATACAGGAAAATTTGCCATTAGCTGTTGCAATTACAATGATGATGTTTCTGTAAAAATGATTGACTTACCTGGTCAATTAAAAAAAGCCCTTGCTGCAGTAAAAGACAATCAATTTGAAAATCGTGTCACCGGTCATGAAATAGATTGGCTAT
Proteins encoded:
- a CDS encoding phosphopantetheine-binding protein, producing MDKEVIIEKINDFLIDEFEVEGENISPEANLKETLELDSLDFVDLVVAVESNFGVKLIGEDFINVVTLQNFYDLIENKIKSL
- a CDS encoding beta-ketoacyl synthase, with amino-acid sequence MRRVVITGMGIYSCIGKNLEEVKTSLYNGTSGIVFDEKRKEFGYRSCLTGMVEEPELKKLLSRRQRVSLGQEGTYAYIATLEALKNANIDQSFLDQNEVGILYGNDSTAQSVIESVEKIKEKRDTTLVGSGAIFRGMNSSVTMNLSTIFKLRGINFTISAACASGSHAIGMAYQFIKSGLQDCIVCGGAQEINQLAMGSFDGLGVFSTNTEHPEKASRPFDTNRDGLVPSGGSATLIVESYESAIKRGATILGEIIGYGFSSNGEHISTPNVDGPSRAMKNALQQANIKTSAIDYVNAHATSTPVGDANEAKAIFNVFGENGPHVSSTKSMTGHECWMAGASEVIYSMLMMQHSFIAPNINLEHPDEDAAKLNLVNKTLDKKIDVFLSNSFGFGGTNSALIIKKFNK
- a CDS encoding methyltransferase, which translates into the protein MSVQTIKAIDAIQEAQKIAFAPFVFQATISLRKLGVLNLIFDRRKKGGVTLEDISKELSISNYGIGVLLEIAESSNIVSKNEDNAYELTNIGYFLNYNKTVDVNINFTNDVCYKGLYHLNDSIKEGKPEGLKELGNWDTIYEGLSQLDPQIQKSWFEFDHHYSDDIFQDALQIVFRKNPKLIFDIGANTGKFAISCCNYNDDVSVKMIDLPGQLKKALAAVKDNQFENRVTGHEIDWLSENPKIPTGADTIWMCQFLDCFSKDEILKILKVCVESMDENTELLIMETYTDRQKFDNAKFILEATSLYFTVLANGNSKMYKATELIELANQAGLVIKEDLAVGEYHTIFVCKKK
- a CDS encoding ABC transporter permease, whose protein sequence is MHKLWASTYKEFLLLTRDIGGIAILFIMPIVLIITITIIQDSSFKTISDTKIPILLVNNDNGRVSETIISSLTASNTFEVIQKDKEQEARDLVFKGNYQLAIIIPEKLSSDLDKKVNQNVEGILSKFGLEEEEKEVQPEETILSKEVRLYFDPATQLTFKSSVKNGIDKMISKIETQSIYKAFHKQVSEDDTEVIFETDNFISFKEIVPKQGDKEIIPNSAQHNVPAWTLFAIFFIIVPLSINIVKEKNQGTFVRLRTNPVSYAIVLGGKTVVYLAVCLIQFTLMLAIGVFLFPKLGLPTLDVSGRIFNLFIVAFFAGLAAIGLGLLLGTVAKTQEQSAPFGATFVVILAALGGVWVPVFVMPKFMQLLSNISPMNWGLNAFYDVFLRNANFIELVPEIILLLLFFIITALISIVYNEKKNAV
- a CDS encoding lipid A biosynthesis acyltransferase, whose translation is MTTEWKGKSRGTVLGYKIFVFFIKKVGLGSAYFILYFVAIYFCFFALSSSRSIYYYLNKRLKYPRFKSFLKIFQSYYVFGQTIIDKVAISSGLRNKFTYEFDGVELINETLKQKKGGILISAHLGNFEIAEHFFGELEENAAISLLTTDIEHTAIKNYLDSVTSKSNIKFIFIKEDLSHIFQINAALARNEIVCITGDRYFEGSKYLTQDLLGQDARFPSGPFMLASRLKVPVLFVYVMKETNTHYHLYARKAKAKHRDAKELLKEYTESLKWMLDKYPLQWFNYFDFWSVNDK
- a CDS encoding acyl-CoA thioesterase; amino-acid sequence: MQSKNNKEISFTSQVRVRFVETDPLGIVWHGNYIQYFEDGREAFGRHHGISYLDQKKFGYATPIVKSSTEHKLPLRYGDIATIKTIYVDSPAAKMIFRYEIYNQNHKLVCTGETVQVFVGDIGNGELSLTIPSFFTKWKQKEGLIKLDE
- a CDS encoding beta-ketoacyl synthase N-terminal-like domain-containing protein — encoded protein: MSKIYASYNNIISSLGFDSKTVVQNIHNENSGLQLVDDKNMLPTPFYSSIINTEDLYADFEQLNNEGQFTRLEQMMISSLSKVIKASKIPLTNRVGLIISTTKGNIDVLDKNNGFSKERAYLSTLGKVIKETLGFKNDAIVVSNACVSGILSIAIAKRYINHGTYDDVFIVSGDMVSQFIITGFNSFQALSNEPCKPYDKDRTGVNIGEVAASILVTNNEKGLPKEAVAILGEGSCNDANHISGPSRTGEGLYRSVQSAFKEANVTHTDVDYISAHGTATLFNDETESIAFNRLHLSKVPLNSLKGYFGHTLGASGLVETIVGMYSLHKNTLYTSLGFNKPGTSKPLNIITKTTPKQLNIFLKTASGFGGCNTAVVFQKIK
- a CDS encoding BtrH N-terminal domain-containing protein; protein product: MEINFTHHQSAHCENGVVSNLMKHNGFNVSEPMVFGIGSGLLFCYIPFLMVNHAPALTYRAMPGFIFKRFAKRVGIKIKREKFKTPQSAKARLDENLNKNNPVGLQVGVYNLVYFPDEYRFHFNAHNLVVYGKKEDSYLISDPVMETVTTLTAKELEKVRFAKGAFAPKGHMYYPIDFPKELDLEKAIVKGIKQTCREMLAPVPIVGVKGIRTVAKLIRKWPKKKGTKVANHYLGQVVRMQEEIGTGGGGFRYIYAAFLQEAGKVLKNNTLVELSTEMTTIGDSWRDFALDASRIYKNRSAKDDAYNDIASQLDDIANREEVFFKKLKKAI
- a CDS encoding ABC transporter ATP-binding protein, which codes for MIKIEHLSKKYKGAEAYSVSDLDLFIDEKEIFGLLGPNGAGKTTLISLLCSLIKPTSGSFTIDGLTYKNPNQLKQLIGIVPQEYALYPTLTANENLTYFGSMYGLKGQLLKSKISQAIETLGLSKFANKKVSTFSGGMKRRINLIASILHEPKVLFLDEPTVGVDVQSKNVIINYLKLLNKKGTTIIYTSHHLNEAEDFCTKVAIIDHGKIISQGEPQELISNQKNANNLEDVFLALTGKALRDHA
- a CDS encoding beta-ketoacyl-ACP synthase III — protein: MKDVYITRISKFLPNDPIDNDQMEERLGILDGKVSKGRRIVLRNNQIKTRYYAIDNDGNITHNNAQLTKEAVELLCDESFTTENIELLSCGTGSPDQILPSHAAMVHGFLKNGNVEINSPSGACCSGMSALKFGYLAIKSGQNTNAVCTGSERASSWMKSDVFKNEIEHLKKLEETPILAFNKDFLRWMLSDGAGAFLLEDKPNGHLPLKIEWMDAYSYAHEIEACMYAGGDKLDNGELKPWSEYPSEEWAQKSLFAIKQDVKLLSENILTKAVETLVKVFDKHDINPEDITYYLPHISSYYFKDALYEAMKDNGVEIPWENWFINLSKVGNVGAGSIYIMLEELVNTGKLKKGNKILLSVPESSRFSYSVALLTVC
- a CDS encoding ABC transporter permease, producing the protein MDKVKTLDIAKFLPHRAPFLMVDRVLSIDDEHVATSFDIKSDCIFVNDTIFSEIGMVENAAQTCSSIVGKSYFEDDDLEGEGTKLIGFISAIKKVVVHSCPSIGKTIVSKAVLKSRFDTEQYSMCTLECTIHEADKELLSCEMNLFIQEMK